A stretch of Henckelia pumila isolate YLH828 chromosome 4, ASM3356847v2, whole genome shotgun sequence DNA encodes these proteins:
- the LOC140862127 gene encoding dnaJ protein P58IPK homolog B-like, with protein sequence MNVIFLSTDYLNGLNHCLMLESLSDVVLQAKLLKARLLITSKDYSSVISEAGYILKEEDDNLEALILRGCAYYYLANHDVATRHYQLGLRLDPEHGELKKAYFGLKNLIKKTKNDNASKGKLRLAVEEYKSAIALDPNHTAHNVNLHLGLCKVLVKLGRGQDARGEAKLVIEDWEGDVADLKSAYEKSPQRYGSFLDVAAYQRRKFMKYQISSNRIRRIADRGFPASIC encoded by the exons ATGAAT GTGATCTTTCTTTCTACGGATTATCTTAATGGTCTCAACCATTGCTTGATGCTAGAGTCATTATCTGATGTTGTCTTGCAGGCCAAACTCCTTAAAGCTCGACTATTAATAACATCCAAAGATTATTCAAGTGTCATATCTGAGGCAGGATACATTCTTAAAGAGGAGGATGATAATTTAGAGGCCTTAATTTTGCGTGGATGTGCGTACTATTATTTAGCTAATCACGATGTTGCCACCAG GCATTACCAGTTGGGTCTTCGTCTCGACCCCGAGCATGGTGAATTAAAGAAAGcatattttggattgaaaaatttgatcaaaaaGACTAAAA ATGATAATGCAAGCAAGGGTAAGCTTCGCCTGGCGGTGGAGGAATATAAATCAGCTATTGCCTTAGATCCAAACCACACTGCACATAATGTGAACCTTCATCTTGGTTTGTGTAAGGTCTTGGTGAAGCTTGGTAGGGGGCAGGATGCT AGGGGTGAAGCTAAGCTTGTAATTGAAGATTGGGAAGGAGATGTGGCTGATCTAAAATCAGCCTATGAGAAGTCACCCCAG CGGTATGGCAGTTTTCTTGACGTTGCTGCGTACCAGCGTCGAAAATTCATGAAGTATCAAATTTCTtccaatcgaattcgtcga ATAGCGGATCGGGGATTTCCAGCGTCGATTTGCTGA